A stretch of DNA from Candidatus Falkowbacteria bacterium:
GATAAAAAGGTCAACGAAGTTTTTAAACAATTAGAAAAAATTATTAAACGATCAAAATGAGTTTACTAAAAAGTCCAACTGAAATTCAAACATTAAAGCAAGGAGGCGAAATTCTGGCTAATATTTTACAACAAGTTATTGAAAAATGTACGCCTGGAATCACAACTGGCGAATTGAATCAATTTGCTGAAGAAATGATTTATACAGCTGGAGGAGAGCCTTCATTTAAAGGTTATGGTGATCCGCCATATCCTAGTGGTTTGTGTACTTCAATTAACAATGAGTTAGTGCACGGAATTCCAGGCGAGGTTATTTTAAAAGATGGTGATATTTTAAGTTTGGATATTGGAATGAGATATCCGAAGTCTTCTGGTTTATATACTGACATGGCCGTAACTGTACCTATTGGGAAAATTGATGCTCAGACAGAGAAATTGATTAGAGTAACCAAAAGAGCTTTGGAAATTTGGACTAGTAATTTAAAGGCTGGAGACAACCTGTATGCTGTTGCTAAATTAGTTCAGGAGTATATAGAAAGAGAAGGCTTTTCAGTTGTTCGTGAGATGGTTGGTCATGGTGTTGGTCACGCAGTTCATGAAGATCCACCAATCCCAAACTATTATATTAGAAATACAGAATTTATATTAAAAGAAGGTATGGTTCTGGCCCTTGAACCTATGGTTAGTTCTGGTGATTTTCGTATTAAGGTGTTAGATGATCAGTGGACAATATCTTCAATTGATAATAGTTTAACCGCCCACTTTGAACATACAGTGGTTATTACGAAGAGAGGATGTGATATTATTACTAAATAAGTTTTGTTTCTAAGGAAGAATAGTGTTCTGGCCAATACTCTCGATGGGAATTAAAAAATTACATGATTAATCCAGAAGTTCAACAACTAAGTGAAAAAGCCCTAAAAGTTAATTTTAACGAAATTCAACAGGCTCATTTTGATAGATTAATGTCAGAATTAGAAGCAATCTCAGATGGGTTAGGTTTTGCTGAGCTTAAAGCAAAGGCTGAGGCAGGAAGTAAGGAAGCACTTCAAGTGATGCGCGATTATATCACCAAGAAAGAGCAGATTGTTAAATTTATTGAAACTAAAGAAATATCAAGGGTAAACTGGGAGTTGGAGTCAGAACCTGTTCTTGAACTACCAGTGGAGAGCATAGAAGCGTGTGATATTTCACCAGACGGCAGTAGATTGATATATATAACAGAAAGTCCAACCTCTCAAGGTGTTTATGTTAAATATTTGCAGAACAACAAACCGCCAAAGGAGATTTTTGCTAGGACTGCAAATATAGCAAAGATGAAGGATGTAAAATTTGTTCCAGATGGAGAAAAGGCTTTTATTGTAACTAATAAGCCGGAACTTTACACAGCTTGGTTGCCAACTGACGTTAAAGAAGGTGATTGGGTTCAAGAAAGAGTTCGTTTAGCACATGCTAAAATGCACGATTGCGCTGTCTCTCCGAATGGGCAAGATATATTGTTTGTTGGTGATGGTTATGTTGAAATAGCTAATTTGGAAAATATTCATGATCCTAACAGAACGAGATTGGTTTTAAATCTAAAACATGAAGATCCTGATCGCGCAGAAGGTTATATTCAGGCAGGGGTTTGTTTTTCTCCTGATGGTAAGATTGCTTATGTTCCATTAAACGAGAAAATTTGTAGAATTGATCTTAATAAAAATGATAACCCAATTGGTTTACCAACTTGGGAGAGTGATGATGTGGGTGAGTCGATTACTCAATTTGATCCGATTTATTCTGTGGCGATCACTTCTGATGGGGAATATTTATTTACAGGCACACAGGACGGCCAGATTTCTAAGTGGGAGACGGCTACTGGTAAAGAGATGGCTTTAACAGTAATGGAAGAAAATGATGGTGATATAAATTCGCTAACCACAGCTATTCAAAAGATGATTGTTTCTCCGGATAATAAACATTTAATTGTGGGGGATGATTTTGGAAGGTTAACTTTTATTGATATAGAGACAGGTGAACATATTAAAGAAATTCAGCTACCACAAGCCAGTAGTGTTACAGAATTGAAATTAGTTGGTGAGGATACGATTTATGCGCAAACTGAGACTATGATTCATCGAGTGAAGAGCATATAACACAGATCATAGAACATTATTCATAGAGCAACAATTATAGATAAGAATTATAATTTTTCAGTAATTGTCCCATGCTCTATGATCCATGAATTATGAATATATTGGGCCTCGACTGGGGTAAAGCAAAAATTGGTATAGCACTTGGCAGTGATGAAACTAAAATCGCTAGCCCTATTTTGATTTTGGAGAATAATGGGGAGTGGCTTGATAGATTGAAAAGAATTATAGTCAGTGAAATGATTGGGATAGTTGTGATAGGCAAACCTGTAAGTTTAAAAGGTGATGAGAGTATGTCACATGAATTTGAATATTTTGTTAGGCAAGTAAAAAAGTTAGGTAAGAAAATAGTTTTTGAAGATGAACGACTATCAACCAAACTGGCGCAAGGTTTAATGCGTGATTTTAAGAAAACAAAAAGAGCTCAAGATGACGATGTGGCAGCTACCGTTATTCTGCAGTCTTATTTAGATAAATTGTGATATGGAAAAGTTGCAAAAAACTAAAGCAATTGTGTTGAGTACAAAAGAATGGCGGGAGGATGACCTGCTTTTTTCGTTTTTAACAGAAGATTTTGGTAGGATCCAGGCAATTGCTACAGGTTCAAAAAAAATAACCAGTAAACTGGTAGGGCATTTAAGTACGCCAGGAATTGTTGAATTGATATTTGTACAGGGCAAGGCGCAAAAAAAGATTACTCACGCGTATTTAATAAAAACTTTCAAGTTGAATGAACCTGATGATTTCTATTTTTTAAATTTAGCCTGGGAGATTATCGATAAGGCAGTTTTGGAAGAAACTGCCTATAGCGAGGTTTGGCAATTACTCAGCTGGTTGTCCATAAATATTACTAATTACCAGATGTTTGAACAAAAAAGATTTATTGTAAATATTTTTTTAATTAAGTTATTGAATCTTCTAGGTTTTCGAATTAATTTGGAAAAACAAAGGAAGAATTTTAATATCAAAACTGCCCAAATAATTAGCCAACTTCAAAATGGGCAAGTTAGACCTGATTTTAGTATTTCTAAAAATGATAATCAAGCCTTATTTAAGTTTTTACAACGGTATTTGCAATATAATTTGGAACAACCATTTAACAGTTTTAAAATTGCGGGCACTATTGACAAATCAATCAAATTAGTCTAAAATTATATATTAAATTGTTCATTATAAATTAGGG
This window harbors:
- the map gene encoding type I methionyl aminopeptidase translates to MSLLKSPTEIQTLKQGGEILANILQQVIEKCTPGITTGELNQFAEEMIYTAGGEPSFKGYGDPPYPSGLCTSINNELVHGIPGEVILKDGDILSLDIGMRYPKSSGLYTDMAVTVPIGKIDAQTEKLIRVTKRALEIWTSNLKAGDNLYAVAKLVQEYIEREGFSVVREMVGHGVGHAVHEDPPIPNYYIRNTEFILKEGMVLALEPMVSSGDFRIKVLDDQWTISSIDNSLTAHFEHTVVITKRGCDIITK
- a CDS encoding WD40 repeat domain-containing protein, whose protein sequence is MINPEVQQLSEKALKVNFNEIQQAHFDRLMSELEAISDGLGFAELKAKAEAGSKEALQVMRDYITKKEQIVKFIETKEISRVNWELESEPVLELPVESIEACDISPDGSRLIYITESPTSQGVYVKYLQNNKPPKEIFARTANIAKMKDVKFVPDGEKAFIVTNKPELYTAWLPTDVKEGDWVQERVRLAHAKMHDCAVSPNGQDILFVGDGYVEIANLENIHDPNRTRLVLNLKHEDPDRAEGYIQAGVCFSPDGKIAYVPLNEKICRIDLNKNDNPIGLPTWESDDVGESITQFDPIYSVAITSDGEYLFTGTQDGQISKWETATGKEMALTVMEENDGDINSLTTAIQKMIVSPDNKHLIVGDDFGRLTFIDIETGEHIKEIQLPQASSVTELKLVGEDTIYAQTETMIHRVKSI
- the ruvX gene encoding Holliday junction resolvase RuvX, which translates into the protein MNILGLDWGKAKIGIALGSDETKIASPILILENNGEWLDRLKRIIVSEMIGIVVIGKPVSLKGDESMSHEFEYFVRQVKKLGKKIVFEDERLSTKLAQGLMRDFKKTKRAQDDDVAATVILQSYLDKL